From the genome of Grus americana isolate bGruAme1 chromosome 16, bGruAme1.mat, whole genome shotgun sequence:
TTTAGCACTTGATGCCATCCTGGGTAGGTGTCTGCGCACTGCTagtatttctgtattaaacCGTATTATAATTTGAATTATGCTTGGGACTAGGTAACTGTCTTGCATTTGCATGTAATACATAATACTTACATTATGcaaattataaaaacaaattatagCATTGTAAGAAGCTGCTTATTTATGCTTGTCAGGGGATGGAGTTTCTGGTCTTCAGACaattaatttgtattaaaagCAGTTTATGGTGGCCGAAATTGATGCATATACCATTCTGAACAGGCTTGCTCTCGCTGTCGGTGAAAGGTGCGGAAGTGGCCTCTATGACAATCAACATAATTCAGAGTATTCCTAACTTGGATTGGCTTTCCGTGTGGATCAAGGCATATGCTTTTGTGCATACTGGAGATAACACAAGAGCGATAAATACCATTTGGTAAGAGTTCAAAGAGCATGATGTAATTAATATATTactatttatatataattatatttaaaatggcaTTATATACgtaacaggctttttttttttttttctcttaaagctCTTTAGAGAAAAAGTCATTGCTGAGGGATAATGTAGACTTACTGGGGAGCTTAGCAGACCTGTATTTCAGAGCTGGAGATAATAAAAACTCTATTCTAAAATTTGAACAAGCACAAATGCTGGATCCTTACCTAATAAAAGGTGAGTAAATCCTAAAAGAAAGTTTACCTAGTGTAATGATCTGATGAGTACCATTAGAGTAGCAGCTACATGTAATCAAGCATGTAGTAGAATATGGTATATTGTTGTACCTGGCTTTCAAGGCAGAATTTGCATTCAGAAGCTGTGTATCTTGAACAGTTACTGGTAGTTGCACAGTTTAAAGGaggtgtttgtggttttgttttttcttgttgtgaATGAACTTTCCACTTCTTGATGCGTTTCACTGTAGGAATGGATGTATATGGTTATTTATTGGCACGTGAAGGTCGACTAGAGGATGTGGAGAACTTGGGCTGCCGTCTCTTCAATATTTCTGATCAACATGCGGAACCCTGGGTGGTATCTGGgtaagtctttttctttcctttcttaccTCAGCTCTTGATTTGCTGCATGCGATGGATTACAGTTGATACAGGGGGTTCAGCTTTTTTGTTCAGAAGGTGCATTTTTATCCTATCTGTTCTCTTCTTGGGGTAAGTTAAATAAGCTAGCCATAACTATTTATTTGGgttgttttctgtatgtttaaACCTATTAGAGTTGCCACACCTGTGCAATAACAATGATATATTAAATAGCTGTAACAATTAATATTCatactggttttatttaaactcctgaagaggtttttttccctgaacatAATTCTTAACTTCAAATGCAAGAAGTTCAACAATTgcctgtaatttcttttttttttttaaatttctttctgctcttaaacctctgtgcatgtgcacaggCACCACAGTCAGTACATGCTTACAATCCTTCTTGTCTTTCCATAGGTGTCATAGTTTCTACAGTAAACGATACTCTCGTGCCTTATATTTAGGAGCCAAAGCCATCCAGCTTAATAGTAACAGTGTTCAAGCTCTCCTGCTGAAAGGAGCTGCTCTTAGGAATATGGGCCGAGTGCAGGAAGCAATTATACACTTTCGTGAAGCAATACGTCTTGCACCTTGTAGGCTGGATTGCTATGAAGGTGAGTAAAGTGAAGTGAAGCTACTCACGTGTACAGTATTGGTTTGGTGTGAAAGTTGGTgtcatgatgatgatgattaggCAAGGGAATAGACGGGaattcttttctcctgctgaCTTTCtagtaaataaattattattaccCAAAAACCTATAAAGCTCGAGTAGAAGCAGTCAGATGAGGGATATTAGAGAatacatgtatttataaaattgattttcaaacagggctttttttgttgttttttttttgttttgtttaatctgGATATAAACACACTTGGGCATTCTGAGCAGATCACTTTTGGATGATGACATTAACTGTATGGTTAGCTCCACTGGGAGCTTCGTTTTGTCATACTCTTGTAATATTTATTGAAATCTTGTTGATCTCAATAGCAGCTTCAAGTAAATAGTGAGTTGTGAAGGGTCCAGGTGAAGTATTAATATCTCGGTAGTGGAATTGGACAAAAAGATTAAGTGTACTTAGGCTTTTTTTATTACCTGCCCATAAATATAAGGGATGAAGTCAATTATCTGTAGAATGGATATGTTAAAATGTAGACTtaagaaaatatacaaaagaaTGGTATGAGAGGTGTTAAACCTTGCACCAGTTTGTAATATGGTGTTGGATTTTAGGGTCTATTTTCTTAGGATTTCCTGGTTCTCAAGTTTTTTCAGTGGTACTTGTCTGTCTTCTATGCAATTATTGGTTAAGTAAAGCCAAATTGATTATGCTGTAATATTCAGCagtgaaattttgttttgttttttactttttcatttattcaaaaTGGAGATTGCTCATCTGATTGTCCTGGCTCCTCCAGTTTCATATCTTGTGCTCTGTGGTGGGCACAGTGCTGTAGATTCCCTGCTAAAGTGAAATGCATTTAGAAGTACTGTAAGGCAGTTTTATATTTGCTTGAGTAGTTTTGCTTCTCCTGCAACTGATGAAGAAATGTGTAAGCTGTCACAACTTAGTCTTTTGTCAGATGTTGGTCCTGGGAGATGGTCATCCATCTCCTACCTTTGTCTTAGGTTCCATGTAGAACTGTGTGCCGTTTTAATATATGTGTCcaaatttccttctctgcaagTTTCTTTGACATCTGTGTACTTTAAAAAACGTTGGGTATAGAGTTGCAATTTCTATTTGCTTATTGGAGTCAGTTGTTTGGAGTTTGCATGCTGCTAAGTGCAAATAATTGAGGAGGGTGAGTGTCTGTAGTGCTaactcaaaaccaaaatgttttcgTTTTTACATCATCAGGTCTCATCGAATGTTACCTAGCATCCAACAGCATTCGTGAAGCTATGGTTATGGCAAATAATGTGTACAAAACTCTGGGAGCAAATGCACAGACGCTCACTCTGTTAGCTACAGTCTGTCTCGAAGACCCAGTCAcgcaggaaaaagcaaaaactttATTGGATAAAGCGCTAACACAAAGACCTGATTACATTAAAGCTGTGGTAAAGAAAGCAGAACTTCTTAGTAagttcctcttcttcccccccccccccccccccccatgtagACTTATTTAAAGCGTAATGTTTTACATGGAAGACTGTTTTGCAAGCCTCATTGCTGTGAAGAATGTAACAGTGATGTTACAGCCAAGGGATTTCAGTTCTGTCCTGAAGGAAAAATCACAGGAATTAATTGCATCTAGCAACTGATACTACACCAGCACTTAAAACaattgcaaacaaaaatattttgacttcaAGGTATATGTAATCGTGAGTGTAGCAGTCATTGCAATAAAAAGCCATTGTTCAGAGTTAATCTTGCAAAAAGTATATCGCTAGTATCCCCCGTGCTGACAGTTCTGAAGgaagaaatagttttctgttgTGATGGCTCTTTGTGTACACTCTGactttttataattaaaactgTAGTTTTGCATATGAACAGGTAGAGAACAAAAGTATGAAGATGGAATTGCTTTGCTGAGGAATGCGCTGGCTAATCAGAGTGACTGTGTTCTGCACCGAATACTGGGAGACTTTCTTGTAGCTGTCAATGAATATCAGGAAGCGATGGACCAGTACAGTATTGCCTTAAGGTAAAGCAGAGACTGGGAGGCTGCAGTGTATTTATAAGAACAAATAATCAACTTGACAAAGTAAAAAGTTGAGCTGCTAATTGGTTAGGACGTACATCAGAGGTAGCTTTACATTATTCTCCcttaaaccaaagcaaaacatacAAATGATGGCCTGTTAATGTATTAGTTGGTCATAAGGCTTTGAACTGAGAAGTGCAAAATTTAGGGACTGTGTTAATGCTAAGCATGTCACTAGGCGTGCAATTCCTTGACTGATGAAAGGATTAAGGCATGACCTTATTTATAGTTATTCATTATTATATAGTCAGGTGCCATAAGATCCATTCCTTTAGGCTAGAAGGTGCTATATAAAAAGGAGCTATTAAGTAAATTTAAATAGTGTGATTCAATCTAACATGACCTAAATGTTATTTTAGGGTGTTACCATGTCTTGATTTCAACAAGTTAAATTTTACCTTAAATCTAGCACATTATGTCCGCTATAAACTTAAATGGCTCACATAGGTCAGCTGTCTTATCTTTGCATATAATATATTTAGTCGTAGCCATTtaaatttttactgtttttatgtTACTGTGTAATTAGTTTCATCTGGAAAAGTTGAGTAAGTTTTCTGGAAGAGTGTGATGGTTAGATAAGCCCATTCTTTGGgatcagaaatgttttacataaaaatttaaTACTCGGTGTTACGGTCAGCCTGAGGTGAAGTTGCATCATCTACTAAATTGAACTTTTTGGTGATGTTAAACAGGAAGTGCAGACAacaagatgagattttttttttttttttttttttttaatacaatgtcACAAAGAGAAACAGTAAGTTCTAGGacaacactttctttttcttactctCCTCAGTTTGGATCCAAATGATCAGAAGTCACTAGAAGGAatgcagaaaatggaaaaggaggaaagccCAACAGATGCAACCCAAGAAGAAGATGTGGATGATATGGAGGGAAGTGGTGAAGAGGGGGACTTGGAAGGCAGTGACAGTGAAGCAGCTCAGTGGGCAGATCAAGAACAGTGGTTTGGCATGCAGTAACGGCCtctcatcctgctgctgctttgggcaCTTGAACATACCACTAGGGCCATTCTTCTTTGAAGAACATAAGCTATGATTTTTGCAGCaaaggacctttttttttttttttttttttaaataaactctgAAACCATTTAATAGTTCTATGCATCTCAATGCCATGAAGATTCttgatgctttttatttattaaatgtaaGGGACTAACTCTATTGGAGGTTATTTGcaactttcatttcaaaaaaatcctGCTAAAACTAAAAGCATTAGAATCTGAAGTGTGTAATAAGCCTGTTGTTTATGATGAAAACAATGTCTAAATTCTGTCCAGGGCTAAGTGTGCTTGATTGACTTGTAAATACAGTGGTTTGTACTCCTTTGTGGAAAAGGTCTTACTCTTTTGTTTGTATGTTACCATTTGGGCTCGCGCTCCTGTTGAAGTCTGGAGGAGTTGCTTGGGTGTGGCTGAAAGCAGCACTTTTCTCTTGATGTGTTTGTTgaattaatttgtctttttgtaAGGCATTCCATGTGCTATAAAGGAGAAGTTTGGTATGCTGGGCGGCTTTGACTTACAGGACACTTTTGTAGCTGACTGATTTCTACGTGTACGGAATTGAGCCAGTGTTGGAGAATTACAGTCATTTCCTCAATCCTTACTAAACCCTGTGATCACTTTAAATCTGTAcatgaacatttatttttaaatgcagtttagTTTCATTTCAGTATGTTACTAAAAGGTTTTACAGCAGTGACTCAAAGCACTTCACATTCTGTATACAGcactgacatttaaaattatataaaaa
Proteins encoded in this window:
- the ANAPC7 gene encoding anaphase-promoting complex subunit 7 isoform X2; protein product: MSVVEHVREMASAGLHSNVRLLSGLLLTMSGNNPELFSPSQKYQLLVYHADSLFHDKEYRNAVSKYTMALQQKKALSKTSKVRPSTGNAASTPQSQCLPSEIEVKYKMAECYTMLKQDKDAIAILDGIPSRQRTPKINMMLANLYKKAGQERSSVTSYKEVLRQCPLALDAILGLLSLSVKGAEVASMTINIIQSIPNLDWLSVWIKAYAFVHTGDNTRAINTICSLEKKSLLRDNVDLLGSLADLYFRAGDNKNSILKFEQAQMLDPYLIKGMDVYGYLLAREGRLEDVENLGCRLFNISDQHAEPWVVSGCHSFYSKRYSRALYLGAKAIQLNSNSVQALLLKGAALRNMGRVQEAIIHFREAIRLAPCRLDCYEGLIECYLASNSIREAMVMANNVYKTLGANAQTLTLLATVCLEDPVTQEKAKTLLDKALTQRPDYIKAVVKKAELLILHMNR
- the ANAPC7 gene encoding anaphase-promoting complex subunit 7 isoform X1, whose product is MSVVEHVREMASAGLHSNVRLLSGLLLTMSGNNPELFSPSQKYQLLVYHADSLFHDKEYRNAVSKYTMALQQKKALSKTSKVRPSTGNAASTPQSQCLPSEIEVKYKMAECYTMLKQDKDAIAILDGIPSRQRTPKINMMLANLYKKAGQERSSVTSYKEVLRQCPLALDAILGLLSLSVKGAEVASMTINIIQSIPNLDWLSVWIKAYAFVHTGDNTRAINTICSLEKKSLLRDNVDLLGSLADLYFRAGDNKNSILKFEQAQMLDPYLIKGMDVYGYLLAREGRLEDVENLGCRLFNISDQHAEPWVVSGCHSFYSKRYSRALYLGAKAIQLNSNSVQALLLKGAALRNMGRVQEAIIHFREAIRLAPCRLDCYEGLIECYLASNSIREAMVMANNVYKTLGANAQTLTLLATVCLEDPVTQEKAKTLLDKALTQRPDYIKAVVKKAELLSREQKYEDGIALLRNALANQSDCVLHRILGDFLVAVNEYQEAMDQYSIALSLDPNDQKSLEGMQKMEKEESPTDATQEEDVDDMEGSGEEGDLEGSDSEAAQWADQEQWFGMQ
- the ANAPC7 gene encoding anaphase-promoting complex subunit 7 isoform X3 yields the protein MINMMLANLYKKAGQERSSVTSYKEVLRQCPLALDAILGLLSLSVKGAEVASMTINIIQSIPNLDWLSVWIKAYAFVHTGDNTRAINTICSLEKKSLLRDNVDLLGSLADLYFRAGDNKNSILKFEQAQMLDPYLIKGMDVYGYLLAREGRLEDVENLGCRLFNISDQHAEPWVVSGCHSFYSKRYSRALYLGAKAIQLNSNSVQALLLKGAALRNMGRVQEAIIHFREAIRLAPCRLDCYEGLIECYLASNSIREAMVMANNVYKTLGANAQTLTLLATVCLEDPVTQEKAKTLLDKALTQRPDYIKAVVKKAELLSREQKYEDGIALLRNALANQSDCVLHRILGDFLVAVNEYQEAMDQYSIALSLDPNDQKSLEGMQKMEKEESPTDATQEEDVDDMEGSGEEGDLEGSDSEAAQWADQEQWFGMQ